A segment of the Chryseobacterium scophthalmum genome:
AGCATAAAGCTTGTCGTCATAAATCCGCCAAAACTCCATCCGTGAATTCCCATTCTTTCGGAATCTACATAAGGAAGAGACATCAGATATTTCACACCTTGCATTTGATCTTTCATTTCTACGGTTCCTAAATTTCTGAAAACGGCTTGTTCAAATTTCAATCCTCGGTTTGCTGAACCCCTTCCATCCATTGTGAAAACAATATATCCGTTTTGAGCCATATATTCGTACCAAAGATTTCCTGAAGCCGGAAAAGTATTGGTCACCAATTGCAAATGCGGACCGTTGTATAAATAAACAATAGTTGGATATTTTTTATTGGGGTCGAAATTGGTTGGAAGAATAACTTTTCCATACAATATCGTTCCGTCATCAGCTTTTAAATTAATATTTTTAATTTCCGGACGATCATAGTTTTTCAATGGGTTGTCCGATTTCAAAAGATTGGTCGCTTTTAAAGTCGTTGTGTTAAGAATATCTGCAACTCTAGGTGTCGTTGCATTGCTGTAAGTATCATATAAATAATTACCGTCGCTGCTCAAAACTCCTGAATGTACTCCTTCTGCGTTGTCCATTCTCTGGGTTTTGAACGTATTCCAGTTGATTCTATACAAATGTTTTTCGGTAGGATTATCTTGAGTAGAAACATAATATATTTCTTTTTTATTTTCATTAAACCCTAAAATATCGGTAACCAACCAATCACCTTTTGTGATTTGAGAAATAAGTCCTTTTTCTAAACTGTAGTGGAACAAATGATTATACCCCGTTCTCTGACTTTGCCAGATAAAATCTGTATTTGAATTCGGGAAAAACGTCAACGGATGCTGTGGCTCAACATATTTATCACTCGTTTCTTCGAACAATGTATTGATGAAATTTCCTGTAACAGCATCATATTTATTCATTTTTAAATGATTCTGACCTCTGTTTAAAACCCCAACGAAAATAAATTTAGAATCAGGGCTCCAGGTAACTGCTGTTAAATACTGATCTTTTTCACCTTCTACTTTAAGGAAAGTTGTTGACTGATTCTTAATATTATAAACTCCCAATGTCACTTCATGAGAAGTTTTTCCAGCCATCGGATATTTTATATTGGTATTCACTGCAGGAGTTACAGACCAGTCAATCACAGGATAATCTGCAACCATGGTCTGATCCATTCTGTAAAACGCTATATTTTCAGAATTGGGTGAAGGAAAAATTCCGGTGTCAATTCCAAATTCGTTTCTGTGAACATTAGAAGCTCCGTTCAGAATATTTTCGTTAGAATCATTCGTTATCGCAACTTCTTTTCCGTTTTTATTGATGAATAGGTTATTGTTTTTTGTATAAACCAAAGTCTGATTATCTGCCAACGTTTTTACATTTGAAGGATTATCTCCTAAAGTTGCCGAACGTTTTACTTTCCAATCACTACCCGATTTTTCTAACCAATACATTTGGTTATTTGCCGTCAAATAAGCTTCAGAATTAGTGATAAATTTTACAGGAGGAAGACCTTTCAACTTTTTATCTGCAAAATTTTTGTTCAGCTGATATAAAGAGATCAAAGTATCCTGCTTATTCGTTTTAATATCCGTAGTCAAATATCCGCCTTTTACCGCCTGAATATAAGATTTACTGTCGCTTGACCATGAAAACTGTGAGATATTTTTTACCGCAAGATTAGTTCTCATCCCGTTTACAGCTTCCGCCATGGTAAATTTTTGAGTTTGAGCAAAAGCCGTTCCACCCAAAACAACCATCAATAAAGAAAATTTATATAATTTCATTGTATAAAATTGAATTCGTCAAAAATAAGAAATAAAAACCACCCGTTAAGAAATGTTAAAATAA
Coding sequences within it:
- a CDS encoding S9 family peptidase, which produces MKLYKFSLLMVVLGGTAFAQTQKFTMAEAVNGMRTNLAVKNISQFSWSSDSKSYIQAVKGGYLTTDIKTNKQDTLISLYQLNKNFADKKLKGLPPVKFITNSEAYLTANNQMYWLEKSGSDWKVKRSATLGDNPSNVKTLADNQTLVYTKNNNLFINKNGKEVAITNDSNENILNGASNVHRNEFGIDTGIFPSPNSENIAFYRMDQTMVADYPVIDWSVTPAVNTNIKYPMAGKTSHEVTLGVYNIKNQSTTFLKVEGEKDQYLTAVTWSPDSKFIFVGVLNRGQNHLKMNKYDAVTGNFINTLFEETSDKYVEPQHPLTFFPNSNTDFIWQSQRTGYNHLFHYSLEKGLISQITKGDWLVTDILGFNENKKEIYYVSTQDNPTEKHLYRINWNTFKTQRMDNAEGVHSGVLSSDGNYLYDTYSNATTPRVADILNTTTLKATNLLKSDNPLKNYDRPEIKNINLKADDGTILYGKVILPTNFDPNKKYPTIVYLYNGPHLQLVTNTFPASGNLWYEYMAQNGYIVFTMDGRGSANRGLKFEQAVFRNLGTVEMKDQMQGVKYLMSLPYVDSERMGIHGWSFGGFMTTSFMLKEPNVFKVGVAGGPVIDWSMYEIMYGERYMDTPQENPQGYATSNLLDKVQNLQGKLLMIHGAQDDVVVWQHSMKFIKSAVDHGVQMDYFVYPGHPHNVVGKDRVHLMQKVTDYFDLYLKK